A single Aminobacterium mobile DSM 12262 DNA region contains:
- a CDS encoding sodium-dependent transporter has translation MSNNGEREQWGSKIGFILAAAGSAIGLGNIWRFPYITGQNGGGAFVVVYVAIVFIIGFSVMLAEVAIGRRAQLNAVGSFKKLKGGAWAIVGWMGVAAGFIILSYYGVIGGWTIKYIISSWTGLMEAGAAGKAGDVFGGFVSNTFQVVFYQALFMLATIWVVYRGIGEGIEKYCKILMPALFVILLILIARSLTLDGAGKGVEFYLKPDLSKITGDTVLAALGQAFFSLSLGMGCMITYGSYLNKETTIPSAVVQICFLDTMVALLAGLVIFPAAFAFGVEAGAGAGLTFVTLPSVFSKMPGGPLWSSLFFLLVFIAALTSAISLLEVVAAYFIDEMNWGRQKAAWLMGLAIFLLGIPSAYSLTGNFKIAGKDFLDAADFLASNILLPLGGLFIALFVGWIWTEGARKEVSNDGTYHFNIMEAWIWVCRTIAPIAIAIIFWQGLRW, from the coding sequence ATGAGTAACAATGGAGAAAGAGAACAGTGGGGAAGTAAAATAGGATTCATTTTAGCTGCCGCCGGATCAGCCATAGGTCTGGGCAATATATGGAGATTCCCCTACATTACAGGACAAAATGGAGGAGGAGCTTTTGTCGTAGTTTATGTTGCCATTGTATTTATTATAGGCTTTTCAGTAATGCTTGCGGAGGTAGCTATAGGACGCCGTGCCCAACTCAATGCTGTGGGATCCTTCAAGAAGTTGAAAGGCGGGGCATGGGCTATTGTGGGATGGATGGGCGTTGCAGCAGGGTTTATTATTCTCTCTTACTATGGAGTTATCGGTGGTTGGACTATTAAGTATATTATAAGTTCATGGACAGGCCTCATGGAGGCTGGAGCTGCTGGGAAAGCAGGCGACGTTTTTGGCGGATTTGTTTCAAATACCTTCCAGGTAGTATTTTATCAAGCTCTTTTTATGCTTGCCACTATTTGGGTTGTCTATCGAGGGATAGGGGAAGGTATTGAAAAATACTGCAAAATTCTTATGCCGGCGCTTTTTGTCATTCTCTTAATTTTGATTGCTAGATCGTTGACCCTTGATGGGGCTGGCAAGGGAGTGGAGTTTTATTTAAAACCAGATTTGTCTAAGATAACGGGCGATACAGTTTTGGCTGCTCTCGGACAAGCCTTCTTCTCTTTGTCATTAGGAATGGGATGTATGATTACATATGGAAGCTACTTGAACAAGGAAACAACTATACCTAGTGCTGTTGTTCAAATTTGCTTCCTTGACACCATGGTGGCGCTCCTCGCGGGACTTGTTATATTTCCAGCTGCCTTCGCTTTTGGTGTTGAAGCCGGAGCTGGAGCGGGCCTGACATTCGTAACTCTTCCATCTGTCTTTTCGAAGATGCCTGGAGGCCCCTTATGGTCATCTCTTTTCTTCCTTCTTGTTTTCATAGCGGCCCTCACATCGGCTATCTCCCTTTTGGAAGTAGTTGCTGCCTACTTTATTGATGAAATGAACTGGGGGCGACAGAAGGCAGCTTGGCTTATGGGGTTGGCTATATTCCTTCTTGGAATTCCGTCAGCCTATTCACTTACTGGAAATTTTAAGATAGCAGGAAAAGATTTTCTTGATGCGGCGGATTTTCTTGCATCTAATATTTTATTGCCCCTTGGCGGTCTCTTTATCGCGCTCTTTGTGGGATGGATTTGGACGGAGGGAGCTCGAAAAGAAGTTAGCAACGATGGGACCTACCATTTTAATATCATGGAAGCTTGGATATGGGTTTGTCGTACCATAGCTCCTATCGCTATTGCTATTATTTTCTGGCAGGGGCTGAGGTGGTAA
- a CDS encoding glycine/sarcosine/betaine reductase component B subunit, which produces MKLELHNVKVNKVAWGDKTTVKDGVLYVNKEELVAKLSDDERLVKIDVDLAMPGESVRILPVKDVVQPRCKLEGKNEVFPGFVGDVDTVGEGKTLVLNGAAVVTTGKIVRFQEGIIDMMGPGADYTPYSKTNNVVLVLDPVEGLEKHDHEAACRLAGLKAAAYLAQSCKDVKADEIEAFELPSFNEAMKAYPELPKVAYLYMLQSQGLLHDTYVYGVDAKKTLPTFINPTEVFDGAIISGNCVSACDKNNTYAHLNNPVIKAMFDRHGKDFNFIGCIITNENVTLGDKKRSSSYAINLAKTLGVDGILISEEGFGNPDADLIMNCWKAEQSGIKTTLLTDEYAGQDGASQSLADSCKEADACVTAGNANEVIVLPPMKKVIGHPEEANIIAGGWQGSLAEDGTITVELQAILGATSELGYTKLGAYTI; this is translated from the coding sequence TTGAAGTTAGAACTCCATAACGTCAAGGTTAATAAAGTCGCTTGGGGCGATAAGACGACAGTAAAAGACGGCGTTCTCTATGTTAATAAGGAAGAGCTTGTAGCTAAGCTTTCTGATGATGAACGTCTTGTCAAAATTGATGTCGATCTTGCTATGCCCGGCGAAAGCGTTCGCATTCTTCCAGTGAAGGATGTAGTTCAGCCCAGATGCAAACTTGAGGGCAAAAATGAAGTGTTTCCCGGATTTGTCGGTGACGTGGACACAGTAGGAGAGGGAAAAACCCTTGTCCTGAACGGTGCAGCTGTCGTCACCACAGGGAAAATTGTTCGCTTCCAGGAAGGTATCATCGATATGATGGGTCCTGGAGCAGACTATACTCCATATTCGAAAACGAATAACGTAGTTCTTGTTCTTGACCCTGTTGAAGGGCTTGAGAAACACGATCACGAGGCTGCTTGCCGTTTGGCTGGTCTTAAGGCCGCTGCCTATTTGGCTCAGTCCTGCAAAGATGTGAAGGCCGATGAGATAGAAGCCTTTGAACTTCCTTCTTTCAACGAAGCGATGAAGGCCTACCCCGAGCTGCCCAAAGTTGCGTACCTCTATATGCTTCAGTCTCAGGGACTTCTGCACGATACCTATGTGTACGGTGTTGATGCCAAAAAAACCCTGCCGACGTTCATTAATCCTACTGAAGTCTTTGATGGTGCTATTATTTCAGGAAACTGTGTTTCTGCCTGTGATAAGAACAATACTTACGCCCATCTGAATAATCCTGTGATTAAGGCTATGTTTGATCGTCATGGTAAGGACTTCAACTTTATTGGTTGCATCATTACCAACGAAAACGTAACCCTTGGGGATAAGAAACGTAGCTCTTCCTATGCAATTAATCTTGCCAAGACTCTTGGCGTAGATGGCATCCTTATTTCCGAAGAAGGGTTCGGTAACCCCGACGCTGACCTTATCATGAACTGCTGGAAGGCTGAGCAATCTGGCATTAAAACAACTCTTCTTACCGACGAGTATGCGGGCCAGGATGGCGCAAGCCAGTCTCTTGCCGACTCCTGTAAAGAGGCAGATGCCTGTGTTACCGCAGGAAATGCTAATGAAGTCATTGTGCTGCCCCCAATGAAAAAGGTTATCGGCCATCCCGAAGAAGCCAATATCATTGCTGGTGGTTGGCAGGGATCTCTCGCTGAAGATGGTACTATCACCGTCGAACTTCAGGCGATTTTGGGTGCTACAAGCGAGCTTGGTTACACTAAACTTGGCGCTTATACCATCTAG
- a CDS encoding GrdX family protein gives MSRKLLVSNNAGFKKNVPDLEFVKGSSFEVLVRVRDYVHQGWALLTHPLYGNLRPYQHPFRSIIIQSPVKEMEKFPIDAYSLNLIENALSVYRSCLDRLMLVSSLSDEMLEDYSCIDRELLKESLEKYSMIISVGE, from the coding sequence ATGAGTCGCAAGCTCCTCGTTTCCAATAATGCAGGTTTTAAGAAGAACGTTCCTGATCTTGAGTTTGTGAAAGGTTCTTCATTTGAAGTTCTGGTTCGTGTTCGAGATTACGTCCATCAAGGATGGGCTCTGTTGACTCATCCCTTATATGGTAATCTGCGTCCTTATCAGCACCCTTTCCGTTCTATAATTATACAATCGCCCGTGAAAGAAATGGAAAAGTTTCCTATTGATGCATATTCTTTGAATTTGATTGAGAATGCTCTTTCAGTTTATCGATCTTGTTTAGACAGGCTTATGCTCGTTTCTTCTTTGTCCGATGAAATGCTCGAAGATTATTCTTGCATAGACCGGGAACTTTTAAAAGAAAGCCTTGAAAAGTACTCAATGATTATCTCTGTTGGGGAATAA
- the grdC gene encoding glycine/sarcosine/betaine reductase complex component C subunit beta, with translation MSNVGIKGYAYCLNHVPELGLHYGNTPYVERHHHKGESEYLKGLPKHMQSYEEARDYAPNQAYIGGISLEEYETKAQPWYENRLEGSSRYGKYGEIMPEDEFLGLIDICDVFDIVWLEKGFASSVKEKLAQDPVINDHVLARLEAGHDKEEIEKEVAEHKALPLYFNNEVVGCARSGHEVDECLFPYVLLENIACKAGGVLALLHMLKNADVAPEEIDFVIECSEEAAGDMNQRGGGNFAKAVAEIAGCVNASGCDVRGFCAGPVNAMLAAASQVASGLRKNCVVLAGGAIPKLYMNSRDHVKKEMPALEDCLGNLAVMLVPDDGTLPVMRLDAVGKHSVGSGASPQAVTSALVYEPLQKVGLSFSDVDKYAAELHIPEITLPAGAGDVPLASTKMIAALGVMKKSVEKAKMMDFVKERGLIGYAHTQGHIPSGVPFVGPACEAIKAGTMKRAMIIGKGSLFLARLTNLSDGASFLIEPSSGGPGAAVSKEDVKELILEVLSEITEKLQ, from the coding sequence ATGTCCAATGTTGGTATTAAGGGTTACGCTTACTGCCTGAACCATGTCCCCGAGCTAGGTTTGCACTATGGGAATACCCCTTATGTAGAAAGGCATCATCATAAAGGAGAGAGTGAGTACCTGAAAGGACTGCCGAAGCATATGCAGTCTTATGAGGAAGCTAGAGATTACGCTCCTAACCAGGCGTATATTGGCGGCATTTCCCTTGAAGAATATGAAACGAAAGCTCAGCCATGGTATGAAAACCGTTTGGAAGGCTCAAGCCGCTATGGAAAATACGGAGAAATTATGCCCGAAGATGAATTCCTTGGGCTCATCGATATATGTGATGTTTTTGATATTGTTTGGCTTGAAAAAGGGTTTGCTTCTTCTGTAAAGGAAAAGCTGGCTCAGGACCCTGTAATCAACGATCATGTGTTGGCCAGACTTGAAGCAGGCCATGATAAAGAAGAAATTGAAAAGGAAGTTGCAGAACATAAGGCTTTGCCCCTTTACTTCAACAACGAAGTAGTGGGATGTGCTCGCAGTGGCCATGAAGTAGACGAGTGCCTCTTCCCCTACGTTTTGCTTGAGAATATTGCCTGTAAAGCAGGCGGCGTTCTTGCCCTTCTTCATATGTTGAAGAATGCCGACGTAGCTCCTGAAGAGATTGATTTTGTAATCGAGTGCTCAGAAGAAGCTGCTGGCGATATGAACCAGCGTGGTGGCGGTAACTTTGCTAAAGCTGTTGCTGAAATTGCTGGCTGTGTCAATGCGAGTGGCTGTGACGTTCGAGGATTCTGTGCTGGTCCCGTGAATGCCATGCTTGCGGCAGCATCTCAGGTTGCTTCCGGTCTGCGGAAAAATTGTGTTGTTTTGGCCGGTGGAGCTATTCCGAAACTCTATATGAATAGCCGTGACCACGTTAAGAAGGAAATGCCCGCATTGGAGGACTGCCTTGGAAACCTTGCTGTTATGCTTGTTCCCGATGATGGCACTCTCCCCGTAATGCGTCTTGACGCAGTGGGTAAGCACTCTGTTGGTTCTGGTGCTTCTCCCCAGGCTGTAACGTCAGCTCTTGTCTATGAACCCCTTCAGAAAGTGGGACTTTCCTTCAGCGATGTAGATAAATATGCGGCTGAACTTCATATTCCTGAAATTACGTTGCCTGCTGGTGCTGGAGATGTGCCATTGGCCAGTACGAAGATGATTGCGGCACTGGGAGTTATGAAGAAGTCTGTAGAAAAAGCGAAAATGATGGATTTTGTTAAGGAGAGAGGCCTTATAGGATATGCCCATACTCAGGGACATATTCCTTCAGGTGTTCCTTTCGTAGGCCCTGCTTGTGAGGCTATTAAGGCTGGAACTATGAAGCGAGCTATGATCATCGGCAAGGGAAGCCTATTTTTGGCTCGTCTCACTAACTTGTCTGATGGAGCTTCTTTCTTAATAGAGCCGAGCAGCGGTGGACCCGGAGCTGCCGTGAGCAAGGAAGATGTAAAAGAGTTGATTCTCGAGGTTCTGTCCGAGATCACGGAAAAGCTCCAGTAG
- the grdB gene encoding glycine reductase complex selenoprotein B — translation MTYRVVHYINQFFAGIGGEEKADYKPELREGVVGPGMALKAAFKGEAEIVATVICGDTYFASNMEEATKTILDMVKKCKADAFVAGPAFNAGRYGTACGAICSAVSKELGIPVISAMYPENPGVEMYRKNLFIVEAADSARGMGKAVPAMAALILKQLKGEKIGLPSEEGYIERGVRVNKFYDKLAAERAVDMFVSKLHGKPFTTEYPMPVFDRVPPHAAVKDLKNATIAVVTSGGICPKGNPDHIEASSASKYGEYDITGVNDLTADSYCTAHGGYDATYADADADRVLPVDVLREMEKEGVFKKLHNKFYTTVGNGTAVASAKRFGAEIAQKLKKDGVDAVILTSTUGTCTRCGATMVKEIERAGFPVVHICTIVPISLTVGANRIVPAIAIPHPLGDPTKPFEEEKVLRRRLVEKALKALQTEIEDQTVFTD, via the coding sequence ATGACTTACCGTGTCGTTCATTATATAAACCAGTTCTTCGCTGGTATCGGCGGTGAGGAGAAGGCCGATTACAAGCCCGAACTTCGTGAAGGAGTAGTTGGTCCTGGTATGGCCCTGAAGGCTGCTTTCAAGGGAGAAGCCGAGATTGTAGCCACCGTTATCTGCGGAGATACATATTTTGCTTCCAACATGGAAGAAGCAACAAAAACGATCCTTGATATGGTGAAAAAATGCAAGGCTGATGCATTTGTAGCTGGTCCTGCCTTTAATGCTGGCCGTTATGGTACAGCATGTGGCGCCATTTGCTCCGCCGTATCGAAGGAGCTTGGTATTCCTGTAATTTCTGCTATGTACCCAGAGAACCCGGGTGTAGAGATGTACAGAAAGAACCTCTTCATTGTTGAAGCAGCTGATAGTGCCAGAGGTATGGGTAAAGCTGTTCCGGCAATGGCTGCTCTTATCCTTAAACAGCTTAAGGGTGAGAAGATTGGTTTGCCTTCCGAGGAAGGGTACATTGAGCGCGGAGTTCGTGTAAACAAGTTTTACGATAAATTGGCAGCTGAGAGAGCTGTGGATATGTTTGTGTCAAAGCTTCATGGGAAACCTTTTACCACTGAGTATCCTATGCCTGTCTTTGACCGCGTTCCACCACATGCAGCTGTTAAAGATCTTAAAAATGCAACAATAGCCGTTGTCACATCCGGCGGTATTTGCCCCAAAGGGAACCCCGATCACATCGAAGCTTCCAGTGCAAGCAAGTACGGCGAATATGACATCACCGGCGTAAATGATCTGACTGCCGACAGCTATTGCACAGCTCACGGCGGATATGATGCAACCTATGCCGATGCAGACGCTGACCGTGTTCTTCCGGTTGACGTCTTGAGAGAGATGGAAAAAGAAGGAGTCTTTAAAAAGCTCCACAATAAGTTCTACACCACCGTTGGTAACGGAACTGCTGTTGCCAGCGCCAAGCGTTTCGGTGCCGAGATTGCCCAGAAACTTAAAAAAGACGGCGTCGATGCGGTGATCCTCACATCTACCTGAGGAACCTGTACTCGTTGCGGTGCAACGATGGTAAAAGAAATAGAAAGAGCAGGTTTCCCGGTAGTTCATATCTGCACTATCGTTCCTATTTCCCTTACAGTAGGTGCTAACAGAATTGTTCCAGCCATCGCTATTCCTCACCCACTTGGTGATCCCACTAAGCCGTTTGAGGAAGAGAAGGTTCTTCGCCGGCGTTTGGTAGAGAAGGCTCTGAAGGCCCTTCAGACAGAAATCGAGGATCAGACGGTCTTTACAGACTAG
- a CDS encoding thioredoxin family protein: MVELTKENFDAEVKESSLPVLVDFWGPKCGPCMALLPNVHKMAEEYEGKVKFCSVDVSQNRRVAINNRVMGLPTFLFWKEGKEVARISGADVTLEAIKENVEKLL, translated from the coding sequence ATGGTTGAGCTAACCAAAGAAAACTTTGATGCAGAAGTGAAGGAGAGCAGCCTTCCGGTGCTGGTCGACTTCTGGGGACCCAAGTGTGGCCCCTGTATGGCCCTTCTTCCTAACGTGCATAAGATGGCGGAGGAGTACGAAGGAAAAGTAAAATTCTGTTCCGTCGACGTTTCTCAGAATCGTCGCGTAGCCATCAATAATAGAGTGATGGGGTTGCCTACGTTCCTCTTCTGGAAAGAAGGGAAGGAAGTGGCGCGGATTAGCGGTGCCGATGTAACTCTTGAGGCAATCAAAGAGAATGTAGAAAAATTGTTGTAG
- the grdD gene encoding glycine/sarcosine/betaine reductase complex component C subunit alpha, whose product MSEIRHLVGEALSEIIETARSGGPCIPVGLMAMGSEHGSEELACAGLLAQNQYPGVKVVMIGPKVEGYETLDWIETEACEADVSEAMEKALKEGTIQGAVAMHYPFPMGVTTIGRVVTPAKGKDMIIASSTGTSAIHRVEAMVRNAIYGIAVAKSIGKKNPTVGILNVEGAQLVFRALNQLKEKGYDITFGTSIRKDGGSVLRGNDILAGAVDVCVTDTLTGNVLMKVFSSFNTGGSYEALGWGYGPSAGEGWPHVISIISRASGAPVIANALAFNAAAVRGKLPALVADEMARAKRAGLDDIIAALQPKPAAAEETVTPPPAEPTDDEIHGIDVLSIEDAVRALWKEKIYAESAMGCTGPVVKLPAKYTEKAKEILKANGYL is encoded by the coding sequence ATGAGTGAAATTAGGCATCTAGTTGGAGAAGCCCTCTCCGAGATTATAGAAACAGCAAGAAGCGGAGGGCCTTGTATTCCTGTCGGTCTTATGGCTATGGGCAGTGAGCATGGTTCAGAAGAGCTGGCATGTGCCGGTCTTCTGGCTCAGAACCAATACCCTGGCGTAAAAGTAGTAATGATAGGCCCTAAAGTCGAGGGGTACGAAACTCTAGATTGGATTGAGACCGAAGCATGTGAGGCCGATGTATCTGAAGCCATGGAAAAAGCCCTGAAAGAGGGAACGATTCAGGGAGCTGTTGCCATGCACTATCCTTTCCCCATGGGAGTTACAACTATCGGTCGTGTAGTAACGCCTGCGAAAGGAAAAGACATGATCATTGCCTCTTCAACAGGAACTTCGGCCATTCATCGTGTGGAAGCAATGGTTAGAAATGCCATCTACGGTATAGCTGTGGCTAAATCTATAGGGAAGAAAAATCCCACTGTGGGTATTTTGAACGTAGAGGGAGCTCAGCTTGTTTTCAGAGCTTTAAACCAACTCAAGGAAAAGGGATATGATATTACCTTTGGTACGAGTATCCGTAAAGATGGCGGTTCTGTCCTTCGAGGAAACGATATTTTAGCGGGAGCTGTAGATGTATGTGTTACAGATACATTGACAGGTAACGTATTGATGAAGGTCTTCTCTTCTTTCAATACTGGCGGTTCCTATGAGGCGCTTGGTTGGGGATATGGTCCTTCCGCCGGAGAAGGTTGGCCCCACGTGATCTCCATTATCTCCAGAGCTTCTGGTGCTCCTGTAATTGCCAACGCCTTGGCTTTCAATGCAGCAGCTGTTCGAGGGAAACTTCCTGCCCTTGTTGCAGATGAAATGGCACGGGCCAAACGTGCTGGGCTTGACGATATAATTGCAGCTCTTCAACCTAAACCAGCCGCAGCGGAGGAGACAGTGACCCCTCCCCCGGCAGAGCCTACTGATGATGAGATTCATGGAATAGACGTCCTTTCCATAGAAGATGCAGTACGGGCTCTTTGGAAAGAGAAAATATATGCTGAATCTGCCATGGGATGCACAGGGCCAGTGGTAAAGCTTCCAGCAAAATATACCGAGAAAGCGAAGGAAATATTGAAAGCTAACGGATATCTCTAA
- a CDS encoding HypC/HybG/HupF family hydrogenase formation chaperone: MGKGVVDKMCLAVPHQIKTLLDEHRAIAMAGSVQVEIRTDLLESVVIGDTVLVHAGFAIEKLEPNESAELQILWDEIYRYAGQDLEA; this comes from the coding sequence ATGGGGAAAGGAGTGGTTGACAAGATGTGTCTGGCTGTTCCTCATCAGATAAAAACTCTTCTCGATGAACATCGGGCCATAGCTATGGCAGGATCTGTTCAGGTTGAAATACGAACGGATTTGTTAGAGTCTGTCGTAATAGGGGATACGGTGCTTGTGCATGCCGGTTTTGCCATAGAGAAATTGGAACCTAACGAATCGGCAGAGTTACAAATTCTTTGGGATGAGATCTATCGCTATGCAGGCCAAGATCTTGAAGCCTAA
- the hypD gene encoding hydrogenase formation protein HypD, giving the protein MQAKILKPNMKSSRTIIEAISQRASEPLTFMEVCGTHTVSIFRSGIRSLLPPNISLLSGPGCPVCVTDQGEIDCAIDLLDTPSIMIATYGDMLRVPGTHGSLAGKKSEGREVQVVTSAAQALNLAKEHPKKEVVFLAVGFETTAPATAATILEAAKERVRNFSILCFHKKTPPVLKQLVQDPVLQIDGFILPGHVSVILGHSGYRFISKEYGIPCAIAGFEPMDILLAIADLTFQRTSCTAALHSLYPRAVRPEGNLKALNLLDSVFQSCSASWRGLGVIPQSGYQLKDSYSFFDAIPKLELTIPTPPPPHGCRCGDILSGHLVPSQCPLFAAQCTPMTPIGPCMVSSEGSCSAYYKYNRRGVSSWKKLPLATEAEDA; this is encoded by the coding sequence ATGCAGGCCAAGATCTTGAAGCCTAATATGAAATCTTCCCGCACGATAATAGAAGCTATTTCTCAAAGGGCTTCGGAACCGCTGACTTTCATGGAGGTTTGTGGAACTCATACTGTTTCCATTTTTCGTTCGGGGATCCGCTCTCTCCTCCCTCCAAATATCTCTCTTCTGTCAGGACCTGGGTGCCCAGTTTGCGTAACAGATCAGGGCGAAATTGATTGCGCTATAGATCTTCTTGATACTCCTAGTATTATGATCGCTACATATGGAGATATGCTTCGGGTCCCAGGAACTCACGGTTCCCTAGCAGGGAAAAAGAGCGAAGGTCGCGAGGTGCAAGTAGTCACCAGTGCAGCTCAAGCGCTAAACCTCGCAAAGGAACATCCTAAAAAAGAGGTTGTTTTTTTAGCTGTCGGTTTCGAAACAACAGCTCCTGCCACAGCTGCTACAATTCTGGAAGCAGCAAAGGAAAGGGTGCGGAACTTTTCTATTCTCTGTTTCCATAAAAAAACCCCGCCGGTATTAAAGCAACTTGTACAAGACCCCGTCTTACAGATTGATGGTTTTATCCTTCCTGGACATGTGAGCGTTATTCTGGGCCATTCCGGCTACAGATTTATATCAAAAGAGTATGGCATCCCCTGTGCTATTGCCGGCTTTGAACCTATGGATATTCTTTTAGCTATAGCGGATCTTACTTTTCAGAGGACATCTTGCACAGCGGCCCTCCACTCTTTATATCCCCGAGCAGTGAGACCCGAGGGGAACCTCAAAGCCCTGAACCTCCTTGATTCTGTGTTCCAATCATGCTCTGCATCCTGGAGAGGGCTGGGTGTCATCCCCCAGTCGGGGTATCAATTAAAAGACTCATATTCATTCTTTGACGCTATTCCCAAACTGGAACTCACTATACCAACTCCTCCACCGCCTCACGGCTGTCGATGTGGAGATATTCTGTCCGGACATTTAGTACCCAGCCAATGTCCCCTTTTCGCTGCTCAATGCACACCCATGACGCCGATAGGGCCTTGTATGGTTTCTAGCGAAGGTTCATGTTCTGCATACTATAAATATAATAGAAGAGGTGTATCTTCTTGGAAAAAATTACCCTTGGCCACGGAAGCGGAGGACGCTTAA
- the grdA gene encoding glycine/sarcosine/betaine reductase complex selenoprotein A, producing the protein MGKLAGKKVLFLGERDGVPGPAMEACFKDSGAEVVFSVTECFVUTAAGAMDLQNQQRIKDAAEKFGAENVVVILGSSDAEGAEIYAETVTNGDPTYAGPLAGVPLGLAVYHVFEPEIREEADQAAWEEQISMMEMVLDPEALSAAVKSMREEYSKYTL; encoded by the coding sequence ATGGGTAAGTTGGCTGGTAAGAAAGTTCTTTTCCTCGGCGAGCGCGATGGCGTTCCCGGACCTGCCATGGAGGCATGCTTCAAAGATAGCGGCGCTGAGGTCGTATTCTCAGTGACCGAGTGTTTCGTCTGAACGGCTGCAGGTGCCATGGACTTGCAGAATCAGCAGCGCATTAAAGATGCTGCTGAGAAGTTCGGTGCCGAAAACGTTGTGGTCATTCTTGGTTCTTCTGATGCGGAAGGTGCCGAGATTTACGCAGAGACCGTAACGAACGGAGATCCGACGTATGCAGGTCCTTTGGCTGGAGTTCCGTTGGGACTCGCAGTATATCATGTATTCGAGCCAGAAATTCGTGAGGAAGCCGATCAGGCTGCCTGGGAAGAGCAGATTAGCATGATGGAAATGGTTCTTGATCCTGAGGCCCTTTCCGCTGCTGTGAAATCTATGCGAGAAGAGTACAGCAAATATACGCTGTAA